The DNA segment TAATAATCAACAAGAAAACTGTCACTAAGCATGGACTCGCAAGTTATTTGCTGCCATTCTATTAACTGGTAATGGGTGCTGCCAGGGGTCACAACCTCTAAGAGTGCCAGTCAAATGGCTGAAATATACCTTACATTTTGGTTGGTATATTTGCCCTTTGTTTTGGTGGAGTCAAGGGGTGGTTCCATATGTGTGCACAAACATGGCTGAACTTTAGGTTTCCCACTGCCAAAGCATGCCTTTGCCTAAAAATTGCACAGTGTGTGCTCCTCTTTTCTTCTCAAACCAAATCAGGGGCAAACCTGAAGCGCTTATTACTTGTGGCTGTTCATATTATGTCTAACAGATGGTGCATTATGTTAATCCATTGGTGTCTTGGTTGAAGTTAGTGTTTTTCATTTAATGCATGTGGTACTTGATGAGAATATGCAACAGCAGTAAAGTGGCTTCTAAACTATAAAGgtagtttttttttgcacatggtgCTTGTTTATTTGTGACAAGTGCACACGTAAGCAGATTGTTCATATTCGCCTGTGTCCTTGatagtggttgtttttttcttgtggatTCAGTTTTTCTACCTCAGTAATGAAATGCAATCTGAAATACTCATACTTTTCAGTGCTGGATGTTTCATTATGTTAGAAATGTGTAGCCCTTGCTAGTAGCGCATATCATGTGGACATTAGAACAGCTGAAGTGCGTGCTATTCAGTTTTAAGTGGTCATGCAGTAAACTACTGCAATCATTAcaaaaaccaaacctttttttttaatactgaagACATCTGGCATGTATACTACAGCCAGAAGTGGTTGAAACTGCACAAGAATATGCTTccatttttaaaatattttacatttcaataatTGTCATGCCACTTCTTCAGGAACACCCATGCTGTAGATCAGCTGCACAACAGCTTAAGGAGCAGCAGGAGGAGATTTCCTGCCTGAGAAATGAAAATCAAAGTTTGAAAAGGCAGCTGGAAGCAGCCGAGAAAATAGCTGGTGAGAATTCTGGGATGGCTTCACATTCCTTGCACTTGAAATTTAAGTTTTGGCATGAAACCTGTTCTTGCAATAAATCATTAAGTGCGTGCATTCTGTGCTTGGAGGCATTACGTCATACATGTCTGAATACTTAGCATAACTGTGTGCAGTCTGCTGGTTCTTGATCACCACTTCACAGATACAACTGTTCTATGCCCGAAGCCTACATTTGTACTGTGTTCGTGCTCAGCGGGTGTAATGTTTCCTCTTCTACAGCACTGCTTATTCTTTGCCTTTAACTGTCAACACTTTCAGATCAAGATGGTCTCTTTATAAGCACGCACCATTGGGCATTGTTAGTATTGCCATATCTATTGCTTAACGAAAATATTTGCCTGCCCGAGTTTTCAAACTTATGTCTGTGCTGACATTGTTTACTGATTTCATTTTcctcttgcttctttttctgcttcaccATTGCCCCGACACTCCTTTCTCACAGTGCAGCACAGCAAAATGGTTTGTTCTGATTAACCTTCCatgtctttccttttccttctccttgCTGGTAAGCACAAGTCATAACAATCTCTTTCTTGGTGTTCATTTCAGATATGAGTGTTTTAATCAGGCTGGTTAACAATGCAATATTCATTTTTAATGTAAGAcgtctgtgtttgtttttaagcAGAGCGATATCTCGGACATATCTTGCAATTTGAGATTTTATTTATGCGCAATATACTCTAGGGCATCTCATGGACTCAAGCAAGGCCTATCATATGAACTGTGTGAAAATGTTTGCAAAAAGTTCTTCAGTTGATAGCTTGTGGATAGGCTTTGCACTTGGAgatgtttcttcatttttaaaaaatgtgtttgtCAGCCAGTTGTATAGATGACAGATAGTGTTCAACCTAACACCCAGTTTCTGGAGAATCTTTAAGAGAGCCTTGATACAGTACACTCCACTGAGATGGCTCATTTTGTACATGAACTAGGTTGAATTCCAGCTTTATTTTAAGTAGCTATAAACCTTTGGTTCCACACATTGCCGAGCAATATTCACTACTAATGATAATAAACTTTCCTAGAATCTATGCGGCTGCTACAGCTTAGATGCTAGGCCCCTTGCGCTTTTTGAAGGAGGAAACGAAACCTTGTGGCAGTATTTTTATTCATGTAAATTTAAAATATAGGCCAGCGATAGGAATGCCTCTTGAATATTTGTGTattttggaaaggaaaatgtacGAAGCCTGCTCTGCGAAACAGGCATTGGCTACCCTTAACATGCCGAGAAACCGGTGTTTTTGTTTTAAAGGGCCCCTGATATCATTTTGATGGGCTCATTCTAGTGGACCAGatttgtagaggtggtctttgtgggcattCGAGTCATATTTGGAAGCTCTGCATGGACCCTATCATttggaaataatttttaaaaaatctcCTCGCAGTAGCTTGCAACCGGTTACGGAGACACGCCTCACCGcctctgcccactgatgtcattgGGGTGGGGTACGCACGATGAGGTGTGTCTCCTTAATCGATTGCGAGGTACTGCGAGCAgagatttaaaaattatttcaaatTATAGGGTTCATGCACAGCTTTCAAATATGAATTGAATGCttacaaagaccacctctgcagATATGTTGCACTAGAATAAGCTCATCGAATTCATTTCAGGGCCCTTTTAACTGATTCCATACTTTTTTATAATGGTAGATGTTTATAGGTGTGTTTTGTTTACAACTGGAAAATAGACTACTTACTTGCGGGTTCCTGCCTGGGCTTTGAGTGGTGTGCACACATTCTTCCTGTTTTAATAGAATGCTAACAATTTTCTTTCcctgtccattgcagtgccagccAAAATGGTGAAACGGCTGGAGAGGATGCTGGAGTCCAAAAAGGAGCCAGATCAGCCTGTTGTGCCATGTGCAAAGGTTTGTGAGCTAAAATATGATCGTTGCACATACTCTTGAATATACAAGTGAGGTACTCTTCTGCGTTTGAAATTTTCTCTGGCATTCGATAGAGAAGTTATCACGGCTTCTTGAATTCATGCATGAGCACATTAGAGGCATGTCTTAAAATGTATATCTGCATGTCTGCCGACCGTCGCCCCACCGGACAGTGAAAGGGAGAATCGCCAGAAAAAGGGCACTGCGGGTGATCGGCAGCACATGCATGTTTTTCGCTTAGCCAGCCACGTGCAATAATCCTTGTTGCTTCCTCAAggcatggagacgaaatgctaaatCAGACACGCATTGGTGCCTTAGTATACCAACTGAGCCGTCTACAACCATAAATTCCTCAAATCTTTGCCGCGAAGTGCTGAGCACGAACAGGTTATGAAACACGTATCGAAGAAATGACCAAATTAAGTTATGACTGGCTGTGCACTAATCAGTTGCAGTGTGATCAGtcctaaaaaaattggcaattgAAAAGGTTATTGTAGAGGCATGCATGTAAATAGATGCTCAGGAAACCCCAAAAAGCCCTCCATCATACCTCGGTGTACCATAGATCCAATTTGAGGACCCCTGAAGAAGATGGTCATACAGTGCAATATGCTCAGGTAACGTGAAAGAGCCCATGCTTTCCTTGCAGGCACTTCATCTAGTCGCTAGGCTATTACAGCACTACAATTCGCATTGAACCCATTAATGCAGGATCTCTCGAAAAATTTTTGCAGTTGCAGTACAGTTAAGTAATTTCCTCGCATTAAACAACTGCTGACATCCCAACTGCACAGAGGATAACGGGCAATCTAGCATTTCCATTGAAACAGCTGAATTCGCTTGCTTGCCTTTATCTTTGATTGCTGTGCTGTTTGCAGGTTGACATTGGGAATGGTGTACTGGTTGACCGCACCATTCTTCAAATGTTGGAGCGGCAGTGTCAAAGCAGCCCTGGGAAATTCGCCAGGGCGCTCCTTCGGAATGTGTTCACGGAGGAGGAGCTGAGGGGAAAGTCCCTCTATGGGATGAAAAATAACGTGCAAAAGGGCCTTCCTGTCAAGGAGGCCCTAGACCCTGTTCGGCTGTCTGCTGTGATAGGTGAGTGTTCCATCTCTTCTCTGCTTGCTTGCTTAAAAATTAAGGGCCAAACTATAGCAAAGCATTGAAGAAGGAAAAGTATAGGCCATGTAGTTAAGTTTGAGTTTTAAGTTATGAGAGAGACCCGGCTGCTTGCAAGACTTTAGAGCAGTCCCTTCCAACACTCCACTGCCTCGCTGCTCAGAAATTTGGTGCACTTCTTTTATGGGCTGTACTGTCATGGCTTCAGCCTAgaaggctaatttttctagcgccAGATTAACATAACTTTCCACAGCACGACAGCACTTGCAAGTGTGTGTGTATTGGTTGCGCCCATGGCGACAGCACTGCTTTTGTGCCATATTATGGCACTTGGAACCCCCCTTTTCTATGTCTACATAAACTTTCCCATAGGTGAAGACTACAAGGTCCACCGACCGCAAACTGCCTTGTGCTAACATTTCTCATGGTTGTTTATTATATTATTTCTACCAGAAATGTGTGCTGGCAGATATCTTAGCCCACATGGTATGCTGAAAACACAAAACCTGGCATGTGCAGTCATGTGCGAAGGTGGAGGGACCACATGAGTGGGGATGTTTGCGTGGCTGGCAGAAGTGTGTGGGCAAATAGGCTGACATATTTTATCAGTCACCCAATGCATACCTTAAAAACAGACGCTGCACCATGAGAAAGTGCTGGCACGTGCCGCATTTGCTCGCGTATAACCTGCACCGAAATTTGAAAAAACGCCTTTAATAAGTGAGGGTGCGAGTTacctgctaattttttcttttgGGGGGGTCAGCTTCACAGCAGTGCGCGATGGCGGCCTTCCACGTGTAGTCTGCCATTCTCATTGTCGTCAACGCTTGTCAAGTCGACGAGGGGCCAACGAAACGTGTAGCGGaatccacattcatagtctgtttattcttcccccgccattggccacgttttcttcagcCAGTGTTGTTGAGCCTAGTGTCGGGCACTCTTTCATGTACTGCACCCCAGTTTGCACTATTTccctgctttgttttggcgtcatgAGTGCGACTCGGTGGCAGTGTTTCGCAGCGAAAGAGAAGTTAAgcagaaaatttctcttgctgccgacgatatcccaagcagcacaggtcttcggcccaatattgcaccaggatggtcccatcctggccctttgtagggccggcctttgccaatacggttc comes from the Amblyomma americanum isolate KBUSLIRL-KWMA chromosome 1, ASM5285725v1, whole genome shotgun sequence genome and includes:
- the LOC144104539 gene encoding uncharacterized protein LOC144104539; this translates as MSFLFLLLAVPAKMVKRLERMLESKKEPDQPVVPCAKVDIGNGVLVDRTILQMLERQCQSSPGKFARALLRNVFTEEELRGKSLYGMKNNVQKGLPVKEALDPVRLSAVIGYTCDHFPGVNVAYLKNSLAALLAREIK